A DNA window from Xanthomonas campestris pv. campestris str. ATCC 33913 contains the following coding sequences:
- a CDS encoding acetyl-CoA carboxylase carboxyltransferase subunit alpha encodes MNPNYLDFEQPIADLEAKIQELRKASTGPAVNVDAEVRALRDKLRVRTAQIFRDLSAWQVSQLARHPQRPYTLDYINTMCDEFQELAGDRAYADDKAIVGGLGRIDGRPVVIIGHQKGRDTKSKVARNFGMPRPEGYRKALRLMKLAERFRLPLLTFIDTPGAYPGIGAEERGQSEAIARNLMEMAELKVPVICTVIGEGGSGGALAIGVGDRTLMLEYGTYSVISPEGCASILWKDAAKAKDAAEQLGLTAKRLKGLGLVDKVIREPTGGAHRNPEQMGKRLKAVLLNELDALEKVPVDALMQQRYERLRSYGAYEGH; translated from the coding sequence ATGAATCCTAACTACCTCGACTTCGAGCAACCCATCGCCGATCTGGAAGCCAAGATCCAGGAGCTGCGCAAGGCCAGCACCGGCCCTGCAGTGAATGTCGATGCGGAAGTGCGTGCCTTGCGCGACAAGCTGCGCGTGCGTACTGCGCAGATTTTTCGCGACCTGTCGGCCTGGCAGGTATCGCAGCTGGCGCGCCATCCGCAGCGCCCGTACACGCTGGACTACATCAACACCATGTGCGACGAATTCCAGGAACTGGCCGGCGACCGCGCCTATGCCGACGACAAGGCGATTGTCGGTGGCCTGGGCCGCATCGATGGCCGCCCGGTGGTCATCATCGGGCACCAGAAAGGCCGCGATACCAAGAGCAAGGTGGCGCGTAATTTCGGCATGCCGCGCCCGGAAGGCTATCGCAAGGCGCTGCGCCTGATGAAGCTGGCCGAACGCTTCCGTCTGCCGCTGCTGACCTTCATCGACACCCCCGGCGCCTACCCCGGCATCGGTGCGGAAGAGCGCGGCCAGTCCGAGGCGATCGCACGCAACCTGATGGAAATGGCCGAGCTGAAAGTGCCGGTGATCTGCACGGTGATCGGCGAAGGCGGCTCCGGCGGCGCGCTGGCGATCGGCGTGGGCGACCGCACCCTGATGCTGGAATACGGCACCTATTCGGTAATTTCGCCCGAAGGCTGCGCGTCCATCCTGTGGAAGGATGCCGCCAAGGCCAAGGACGCCGCCGAACAGCTCGGCCTCACCGCCAAGCGCTTGAAGGGCCTGGGCCTGGTCGACAAGGTGATCCGTGAACCCACCGGCGGCGCGCACCGCAATCCGGAACAGATGGGCAAGCGGCTCAAGGCCGTGTTGCTCAACGAACTGGACGCGCTGGAAAAAGTGCCGGTGGACGCGCTGATGCAGCAGCGCTACGAGCGCCTGCGCAGCTACGGCGCCTACGAAGGGCATTGA
- the dnaE gene encoding DNA polymerase III subunit alpha — MSTSRFVHLHVHTEFSLADSTIRVPEKPDQADPKKAKQANLLSRAVELDLPALAVTDLNNLFALVKFYKAAEGVGIKPIAGADVMIATPDVTPWRMTLLCRDREGYLSLSRLLTRAWMEGHRPEGGVAIHPEWLQAGHANLFALAGRDSLAGRLFAEGRADLAEQQLADWQRVFGDGLHLELTRTGREGEERFNQFALHAAGVRGLPVVASNDVRFLYASDFAAHEARVCISSGRVLDDPKRPRDYSDQQYLKSSEEMAALFADVPDAIDNTLALAQRCNIEMRLGTYFLPAYPVPEDETLDSWIRSQSRDGLAARLEKNPIAPGKTRQDYVDRLEFELDTIIKMGFPGYFLIVADFIQWGKNQGIPIGPGRGSGAGSLVAWALQITDLDPLPYNLLFERFLNPERVSMPDFDIDFCMDRRDEVIDYVARKYGRERVSQIITYGTMAAKAVVRDAGRVLGFTYGLVDSVAKLIPNILGITLKDAMGEGKDTEMASPELIQRYQVEDDVRDLMDLARQLEDLTRNAGKHAGGVVIAPEPLSEFCPLFAEHDEGGRGKNPVTQFDKNDVEEVGLVKFDFLGLRTLTIIDWAVKAINVRHARAGIDPVDITAIPLDDAPTYKGVFASGNTGAVFQFESSGMRRLLKDARPDRFEDLIALVSLYRPGPMDLIPDFNARKHGQQDIIYPDPRTEAILKDTYGIMVYQEQVMQMAQIVGDYSLGGADLLRRAMGKKVPAEMAKHREIFREGAAKGGVSAQKADEIFDLMEKFAGYGFNKSHAAAYALVSYQTAWLKRHYPAEFMAATLSSDMDNTDKVVGFLDEVRNLGLTVLPPRVNESAYMFEAASPDTIQYGLGAIKGVGQGACEAIVEERLRNGPYTTLLDFCTRVGTAKLNRRTLEAMINAGAMDGLGKNRASLMLQLPEVMKATEQMARERASGQNSLFGGPDPSAPAMRLDLPESKEWPLGQLLTGERETLGFYLSGHPFDPHRDEVRELVGCDLSALDKILASQQRGGGGGGDGEKRAWRPEVSAILAGQVVGVRRKGDSQVFVQLEDGRGRVECSAFSDAMAEFGHLLTRDRILIIKGGLREDEFNGGYSLRIRQCWDYEQICADHTQRLSLRLDLREKQAWSRIDTLLAKHRPGKTPLRLDLLLRSPAGGVAGMLDLNGSHSVRIDQQLMDSLRADPAVRTLKVKYSPPWAQ; from the coding sequence ATGTCCACTTCCCGCTTCGTCCATCTGCACGTCCACACCGAGTTCTCGTTGGCGGATTCCACCATCCGCGTGCCCGAGAAACCGGATCAGGCTGACCCGAAAAAAGCCAAGCAGGCCAACCTGCTGAGCCGCGCGGTCGAACTCGACTTGCCCGCGCTGGCGGTCACCGACCTGAACAACCTGTTCGCCCTGGTCAAGTTCTACAAGGCCGCCGAAGGCGTGGGCATCAAGCCCATCGCCGGCGCCGATGTCATGATCGCCACGCCGGACGTGACGCCCTGGCGCATGACCCTGCTGTGCCGCGACCGCGAGGGCTACCTGAGCCTGTCGCGCCTGCTCACCCGCGCCTGGATGGAGGGCCACCGCCCCGAAGGCGGCGTGGCGATCCACCCCGAATGGCTGCAGGCCGGGCATGCCAACCTGTTTGCCCTGGCCGGCCGCGACAGCTTGGCCGGGCGGCTGTTCGCCGAAGGCCGCGCCGACCTGGCCGAGCAGCAGCTCGCCGACTGGCAGCGCGTGTTCGGCGACGGCCTGCACCTGGAGCTGACCCGCACCGGCCGCGAGGGCGAGGAGCGTTTCAACCAGTTCGCGCTGCATGCGGCTGGCGTGCGCGGCCTGCCGGTGGTCGCCAGCAACGATGTGCGCTTTCTGTATGCCAGCGACTTTGCAGCGCACGAAGCGCGCGTGTGCATTTCCTCCGGCCGCGTGCTGGACGACCCCAAGCGCCCGCGCGACTACAGCGACCAGCAATACCTCAAGTCCAGCGAGGAAATGGCCGCGCTGTTCGCCGATGTGCCCGACGCCATCGACAACACGCTGGCGCTGGCGCAGCGCTGCAACATCGAAATGCGCCTGGGCACTTACTTCCTGCCCGCCTACCCGGTGCCGGAAGACGAAACCCTGGACAGCTGGATTCGCAGCCAGTCGCGCGACGGTCTGGCCGCGCGCCTGGAAAAGAATCCGATCGCGCCCGGCAAGACCCGCCAGGACTACGTTGACCGGCTCGAATTCGAGCTGGACACCATCATCAAGATGGGCTTCCCCGGCTACTTCCTGATCGTGGCCGACTTCATCCAGTGGGGAAAGAACCAGGGCATCCCGATCGGCCCGGGCCGCGGCTCCGGCGCTGGCTCGCTGGTGGCGTGGGCGCTGCAGATCACCGATCTGGACCCGCTGCCGTACAACCTGCTGTTCGAGCGCTTCTTGAATCCAGAGCGCGTGTCGATGCCCGACTTCGACATCGACTTCTGCATGGACCGCCGCGACGAGGTGATCGACTACGTCGCGCGCAAATACGGCCGCGAGCGGGTCAGCCAGATCATCACCTACGGCACCATGGCCGCCAAGGCGGTGGTGCGCGACGCCGGGCGCGTGCTTGGCTTCACTTACGGTCTGGTCGACAGCGTGGCCAAGCTGATTCCCAACATCCTGGGCATCACGCTCAAGGACGCGATGGGCGAAGGCAAGGACACGGAGATGGCTTCGCCGGAGCTGATCCAGCGCTATCAGGTCGAGGACGATGTCCGCGACCTGATGGACCTGGCGCGCCAGCTCGAAGACCTCACCCGCAACGCCGGCAAGCACGCCGGCGGCGTGGTGATCGCGCCCGAACCGCTGAGTGAATTCTGCCCGCTGTTCGCCGAACACGACGAAGGCGGCCGCGGCAAGAATCCGGTCACCCAGTTCGACAAGAACGACGTGGAAGAAGTCGGCCTGGTGAAGTTCGACTTCCTGGGCCTGCGCACGCTGACCATCATCGATTGGGCGGTGAAGGCGATCAACGTGCGCCACGCACGTGCCGGCATCGACCCGGTCGACATCACCGCCATTCCGCTGGACGATGCGCCCACCTACAAGGGCGTGTTTGCCTCGGGTAACACCGGTGCGGTGTTCCAGTTCGAATCCTCGGGCATGCGCCGCCTGCTCAAGGACGCGCGCCCGGACCGCTTCGAAGACCTGATCGCGCTGGTGTCGCTGTACCGGCCCGGCCCGATGGACCTGATCCCGGACTTCAACGCGCGTAAGCACGGCCAGCAGGACATCATCTATCCCGATCCGCGCACCGAAGCGATCCTGAAAGACACCTACGGCATCATGGTGTATCAGGAGCAGGTGATGCAGATGGCGCAGATCGTCGGCGATTATTCGCTGGGCGGCGCCGACCTGTTGCGTCGTGCGATGGGCAAGAAGGTGCCGGCTGAAATGGCCAAGCACCGCGAAATTTTCCGCGAAGGCGCGGCCAAGGGCGGCGTAAGCGCGCAGAAGGCCGATGAAATCTTCGACCTGATGGAGAAGTTCGCCGGCTACGGCTTCAACAAGTCGCACGCCGCCGCCTATGCGCTGGTCAGTTACCAGACCGCCTGGCTCAAGCGTCACTATCCGGCCGAATTCATGGCGGCCACGTTGTCCTCGGATATGGACAACACCGACAAGGTGGTGGGCTTTCTCGATGAGGTGCGCAACCTCGGCCTCACCGTGCTGCCGCCGCGCGTCAATGAGTCGGCCTACATGTTCGAGGCCGCCAGCCCCGACACCATCCAGTACGGCCTGGGCGCGATCAAGGGCGTTGGCCAGGGCGCGTGCGAGGCCATCGTCGAAGAGCGCCTGCGCAACGGCCCCTACACCACGCTGCTGGATTTCTGCACACGCGTGGGCACCGCAAAGCTCAATCGCCGCACGCTGGAAGCGATGATCAACGCCGGTGCGATGGACGGGCTGGGCAAGAACCGCGCGTCGTTGATGCTGCAATTGCCGGAGGTGATGAAGGCCACCGAGCAGATGGCACGCGAACGTGCCTCCGGCCAGAACTCGCTGTTCGGCGGGCCCGACCCGAGCGCGCCGGCGATGCGCCTGGACCTGCCCGAAAGCAAGGAATGGCCGCTGGGCCAACTGCTCACCGGCGAGCGCGAAACACTGGGCTTCTACCTCAGCGGGCATCCGTTCGATCCGCATCGCGACGAAGTGCGCGAACTGGTCGGCTGCGACCTGAGCGCGCTCGACAAGATCCTGGCCTCGCAGCAGCGCGGCGGCGGCGGCGGTGGCGACGGTGAAAAGCGCGCCTGGCGTCCTGAAGTCAGCGCCATCCTGGCCGGCCAGGTGGTGGGCGTGCGCCGCAAGGGCGACAGCCAGGTGTTCGTGCAACTCGAAGATGGCCGCGGCCGGGTGGAATGCAGCGCGTTCTCCGACGCGATGGCAGAGTTCGGCCACCTGCTCACCCGTGACCGCATCCTGATCATCAAGGGCGGCCTGCGCGAGGATGAGTTCAACGGCGGCTACAGCCTGCGCATCCGCCAATGCTGGGACTACGAGCAGATCTGCGCCGACCACACGCAGCGGCTGTCGTTGCGCCTGGATCTGCGCGAGAAACAGGCCTGGTCCCGTATCGACACGCTGCTGGCCAAGCACCGCCCCGGCAAGACGCCGCTGCGCCTGGACCTGCTGCTGCGCTCGCCGGCCGGCGGCGTGGCCGGCATGCTCGACCTCAACGGCAGCCACTCGGTGCGCATCGACCAGCAACTGATGGACAGCCTGCGCGCCGACCCGGCCGTGCGCACGTTGAAGGTCAAGTACAGCCCGCCGTGGGCGCAGTGA
- a CDS encoding tetratricopeptide repeat protein: protein MSPLLLLSLVLQAACCVHVVRSGRPLYWIFLLLAFSLLAVLVYVFVAVIPDLRNDPNARRSLERVRSKLDPQREQRDASRRLDVADTPENRRQLAETLLAQGDYAQAAEHFQGALRGLYRDDLHLMLGLAKAQFGLGQPAQTRQTLDALIAANPTFRSHDGHLLYARAVEDSGDIDAALHEYETLAQGYPGEEARVRYAQLLQRTARTDQAKAMYEQVLRHAGASPKHYQREQRGWVELARKGLSELGTTA from the coding sequence ATGAGCCCTCTCCTGCTGCTGTCGCTGGTTCTGCAAGCCGCCTGCTGCGTACATGTCGTGCGCAGCGGCCGTCCGCTGTACTGGATCTTCCTGCTGCTGGCGTTTTCGTTGCTGGCGGTGCTGGTCTACGTGTTCGTGGCGGTGATTCCAGACCTGCGCAACGACCCGAACGCGCGTCGCAGCCTCGAACGCGTGCGTAGCAAACTGGACCCGCAACGCGAACAGCGCGACGCCTCGCGCCGCCTGGACGTGGCCGACACCCCGGAAAACCGCCGCCAGCTCGCCGAAACGCTGCTGGCCCAAGGCGATTACGCCCAGGCCGCCGAGCACTTCCAGGGCGCGCTGCGCGGCTTGTACCGCGACGATCTGCACCTGATGCTCGGGCTGGCCAAGGCGCAGTTCGGGCTCGGCCAGCCGGCCCAGACACGCCAGACCCTGGACGCGTTGATTGCAGCCAATCCCACCTTCCGCTCGCACGATGGGCACCTGCTGTATGCCCGTGCGGTGGAAGACAGCGGCGACATCGACGCCGCCCTGCACGAATACGAAACGCTGGCGCAGGGCTACCCGGGCGAAGAAGCGCGCGTGCGGTATGCACAGCTGCTGCAGCGCACCGCGCGTACCGACCAGGCCAAGGCAATGTACGAGCAGGTGCTACGCCACGCCGGGGCCTCGCCGAAGCATTACCAGCGCGAACAACGCGGCTGGGTCGAGCTGGCGCGCAAGGGCTTGAGCGAGTTGGGCACTACGGCGTAA
- a CDS encoding polyhydroxyalkanoate depolymerase — MLYQLHELTRNLLAPWVHQAQANAKMFSDPDSLWASLPGAERMAASNELFHRLGKEYEKPAWALDDVEVDGHSLPIIEREVLSKPFCRLLRFKRFSDHVELIGTMKQQPAVLVVAPLSGHHATLLRDTVRTLLRNHKVYVTDWVDARMVPLEAGAFRLEDYIAYIQEFIRHIGAERLHVVSVCQPTVPVLAAVSLMASNDEPTPRSLVMMGGPIDARRSPTQVNNLATENGIEWFQNNLIHTVPFPYPGHGRQVYPGFLQHAGFLSMNPNRHVMSHWDFYTDLVKGDLQDAQAHRQFYDEYNAVLDMPSEYYLDTIRVVFQEFLLPQGKWKVDGQLVMPSAIRNTALLSIEGELDDIAGLGQTEAVHDLCTGIDAAHRRHLVVEGAGHYGIFSGRRWREVVYPQVREFIARYDADPVGSRDPATVTPIRKRGKRA, encoded by the coding sequence ATGCTTTATCAACTGCATGAGCTGACCCGCAATCTGCTAGCCCCCTGGGTGCATCAGGCCCAGGCGAACGCCAAGATGTTTTCCGACCCCGACAGCCTGTGGGCCTCGCTCCCGGGCGCCGAGCGCATGGCGGCCAGCAACGAACTGTTCCATCGCCTGGGCAAGGAATACGAAAAGCCCGCCTGGGCGCTCGACGATGTCGAGGTGGATGGCCACTCGCTGCCCATCATCGAACGCGAGGTGCTGAGCAAGCCGTTCTGCCGCCTGCTGCGCTTCAAGCGCTTCAGCGACCATGTCGAGCTGATCGGCACGATGAAGCAGCAGCCGGCCGTGCTGGTGGTGGCGCCGTTGTCTGGCCACCACGCCACACTGCTGCGCGACACCGTGCGGACCCTGCTGCGCAACCACAAGGTCTACGTGACTGATTGGGTAGACGCGCGCATGGTGCCTCTGGAAGCCGGCGCGTTCCGGCTTGAGGACTACATCGCTTACATCCAGGAATTCATTCGCCACATCGGTGCCGAGCGCCTGCATGTAGTGAGCGTGTGCCAGCCCACCGTGCCGGTGCTGGCGGCGGTGTCGCTGATGGCGTCCAACGATGAGCCCACCCCGCGCTCGCTGGTGATGATGGGCGGGCCGATCGATGCGCGCCGTAGCCCGACCCAGGTCAACAACCTGGCGACCGAAAACGGCATCGAGTGGTTCCAGAACAACCTGATCCACACCGTGCCGTTCCCGTATCCGGGCCATGGCCGTCAGGTGTATCCGGGCTTCCTGCAGCACGCAGGCTTCCTGTCGATGAACCCCAACCGGCACGTGATGTCGCACTGGGATTTCTACACCGACCTGGTCAAGGGCGACCTGCAGGATGCACAGGCGCATCGCCAGTTCTATGACGAATACAACGCCGTGCTGGACATGCCGTCCGAGTACTACCTCGACACAATCCGCGTGGTGTTCCAGGAATTCCTGCTGCCGCAAGGCAAGTGGAAGGTGGATGGCCAGCTGGTGATGCCGTCGGCAATTCGCAACACCGCCTTGCTGAGTATCGAAGGCGAGCTGGACGACATCGCCGGCCTGGGCCAGACCGAAGCCGTGCACGATCTGTGCACCGGCATCGACGCGGCGCACCGTCGCCACCTGGTGGTGGAAGGCGCCGGCCATTACGGCATCTTCAGCGGCCGTCGCTGGCGTGAGGTGGTGTACCCGCAAGTGCGCGAATTTATTGCCCGCTACGACGCCGACCCGGTTGGCAGCCGCGACCCGGCCACCGTGACGCCGATCCGCAAGCGCGGCAAGCGCGCCTGA
- a CDS encoding class I SAM-dependent methyltransferase, translated as MHKPDDKQYDATYFTRWYRDAGLADPARLRRKVALAVAQAEYYLERPIRTVLDVGCGEAAWRAPLLALRPKLQYLGFDSSEYAVQRYGRSRQIHPARFGDFAWLRPCAPVDLLICSDVLHYVPTREFNQGLPGLAEMCAGVAFLETFAEEDAFEGDHEGFQARPARWYRRRFASVGFTALGSHCWLSPQLRGETAALEHS; from the coding sequence ATGCACAAGCCCGACGACAAACAGTACGACGCCACCTATTTCACCCGCTGGTACCGCGATGCGGGGCTGGCAGACCCTGCGCGCCTGCGGCGAAAGGTCGCACTGGCCGTTGCCCAGGCCGAGTACTACCTGGAGCGCCCGATCCGCACCGTGCTCGATGTGGGCTGCGGCGAAGCCGCCTGGCGTGCACCACTGCTGGCGCTGCGCCCGAAGCTGCAGTACCTGGGGTTCGATAGCAGCGAGTACGCGGTGCAGCGCTACGGGCGCAGCCGCCAGATCCACCCGGCCCGCTTCGGCGACTTTGCCTGGTTGCGTCCGTGCGCGCCGGTGGATTTGCTGATCTGCTCGGACGTGCTGCATTACGTGCCCACGCGCGAGTTCAACCAGGGCCTTCCCGGCCTGGCCGAGATGTGTGCCGGGGTGGCCTTTCTGGAAACCTTTGCCGAAGAGGACGCCTTCGAAGGCGACCATGAGGGCTTCCAGGCGCGGCCGGCACGCTGGTACCGGCGCCGCTTCGCCAGCGTCGGCTTCACTGCGCTCGGCTCGCATTGCTGGCTGTCGCCGCAGCTGCGGGGCGAGACAGCGGCGCTGGAACACAGCTGA
- a CDS encoding ribonuclease HII: protein MTRSSSDRAIVVPAAQNALFTDSPFPTPESRLIAGVDEAGRGPLAGPVAVAAVVFDPAKPRINGLDDSKQLSAERREQLYARIVDRALAWSVVLIDSEEIDRINIYQATMLGMRRAVEGVAHVAGFARIDGNRVPKGLPCPAEALIGGDALDRAIMAASIVAKVTRDRLMRELHAQHPQYRFDLHKGYSTPAHLAALQTHGPCPQHRRSFAPVRRALGLETAQTAWDVPCAPADGLLLAE from the coding sequence ATGACGCGCTCAAGCTCCGACCGCGCGATCGTCGTTCCGGCGGCGCAGAACGCGCTGTTTACCGATTCCCCATTCCCGACTCCCGAGTCCCGTCTGATCGCCGGCGTCGACGAAGCCGGCCGTGGTCCGCTGGCCGGGCCGGTGGCCGTGGCTGCGGTAGTGTTCGACCCGGCCAAGCCGCGCATCAACGGGCTGGACGATTCCAAGCAGCTCAGCGCCGAGCGCCGTGAGCAGCTGTATGCACGCATCGTCGATCGCGCGCTGGCCTGGTCGGTGGTGCTGATCGACAGCGAAGAGATCGACCGCATCAACATCTACCAGGCCACCATGCTGGGCATGCGCCGTGCGGTGGAAGGCGTGGCGCATGTGGCCGGGTTTGCGCGCATCGACGGCAACCGGGTGCCCAAAGGGCTGCCCTGCCCGGCCGAGGCATTGATCGGCGGCGATGCACTGGACCGCGCCATCATGGCGGCCTCGATCGTGGCCAAGGTCACCCGTGACCGGCTGATGCGCGAGCTGCATGCGCAGCACCCCCAATACCGCTTCGACCTGCACAAGGGCTACAGCACTCCGGCCCATCTGGCGGCCCTGCAGACCCACGGGCCGTGCCCGCAGCACCGGCGCAGCTTTGCCCCGGTGCGCCGTGCGCTGGGGCTGGAGACCGCCCAAACCGCCTGGGACGTGCCCTGCGCGCCTGCCGATGGACTGCTGCTGGCCGAGTAA
- a CDS encoding CopD family protein: MTLYLWIKTFHLLFVIAWMAAVFYLPRILVNIAEAGTDTAVRARLVLMGRRLYKFGHSMLGLALLLGAVLWLGYRVIPDFPTMVAGGWLHAKLFAVALILAHYIVAGRWLKGVDQGRALPSGRALRLFNEVPVVLLVGVIWLVLAKPF; the protein is encoded by the coding sequence ATGACCCTGTATTTGTGGATCAAGACCTTCCACCTGTTGTTCGTCATCGCCTGGATGGCCGCGGTGTTCTATCTGCCCCGCATCCTGGTCAACATCGCCGAAGCCGGCACCGACACCGCCGTGCGTGCGCGCCTGGTGCTGATGGGGCGGCGGCTCTACAAATTCGGTCACAGCATGCTCGGGCTGGCGCTGCTGCTGGGCGCGGTGCTGTGGCTGGGGTACCGGGTGATCCCGGACTTCCCCACGATGGTGGCTGGCGGCTGGTTGCACGCCAAGCTGTTTGCCGTCGCGCTGATCCTGGCGCACTACATCGTGGCCGGGCGTTGGTTGAAGGGTGTGGACCAGGGCCGGGCACTGCCCAGCGGGCGCGCGCTGCGCCTGTTCAACGAAGTGCCGGTGGTGTTGCTGGTGGGCGTGATCTGGCTGGTGCTGGCCAAGCCGTTCTGA
- the lpxA gene encoding acyl-ACP--UDP-N-acetylglucosamine O-acyltransferase, which produces MRDQAPLIHPTAVIDPAARLASDVRVGAFSLIGADVEIGAGTEVGPHCSIHGPTRIGSNNRFIGHAAIGGEPQDKKYAGERTELVIGNGNVIREFVTINRGTGGGGGITVVGDDNWMLAYTHVAHDCHVGNHCVFSNNTTLAGHVTVGDYVIISGFAGAHQFCRIGAHAFLGMGALTNGDVPPFTMVGSDSLGRPRGINSEGLKRRGFDAERISAIKRAYRTLYVAGLPLAEAKLQLAEQARDSDDVRGLLEFIEAAERPLLR; this is translated from the coding sequence ATGCGTGATCAGGCACCCTTGATTCATCCCACCGCTGTCATCGACCCTGCGGCGCGGCTGGCCAGCGATGTGCGCGTCGGCGCGTTTTCGCTGATCGGCGCAGACGTGGAGATCGGCGCCGGCACCGAGGTGGGGCCGCATTGTTCGATCCACGGGCCTACCCGGATCGGCAGCAACAACCGCTTCATCGGCCACGCCGCGATCGGCGGCGAACCGCAGGACAAGAAGTACGCCGGCGAGCGCACCGAACTGGTGATCGGCAACGGCAACGTGATCCGCGAGTTCGTCACCATCAACCGCGGCACCGGCGGCGGCGGCGGCATCACCGTGGTCGGCGACGACAACTGGATGCTGGCCTACACGCACGTGGCGCACGACTGCCACGTCGGCAATCACTGCGTGTTCTCCAACAACACCACGCTGGCCGGCCACGTCACCGTGGGCGACTACGTGATCATCAGCGGGTTTGCCGGCGCGCATCAGTTCTGCCGGATCGGCGCGCACGCCTTCCTGGGCATGGGCGCGCTGACCAATGGCGACGTGCCGCCCTTCACCATGGTGGGCAGCGACTCGCTGGGCCGCCCGCGCGGCATCAACAGCGAAGGGCTCAAGCGCCGCGGCTTCGATGCCGAGCGGATCTCCGCGATCAAGCGCGCCTACCGCACGCTGTATGTGGCCGGCCTGCCGCTGGCCGAAGCAAAGCTGCAGCTGGCCGAACAGGCCCGCGACAGCGACGACGTGCGAGGGCTGCTCGAGTTCATCGAGGCGGCGGAACGGCCGCTGCTGCGATGA
- the lpxB gene encoding lipid-A-disaccharide synthase: MTGIGNREPEHGAGAHVGAAVSVPDAASIPHSPLPIPGARMRAPRIALIAGEASGDILGAGLIDALRRRYPDAEFVGIGGDAMRSAGCQTWFDASELAVMGLTEVLRHLPRLLKLRSAFRERVLAWKPDVFIGIDAPDFNLPVERWLKQRGVRTVHYVSPSVWAWREKRAEKIGVSADLVLCLFPMEPPIYAKHGVDARFVGHPMADAIAYQADREAARAKLGLSTSSTVLAVLPGSRHGEISRLGDTFFQAAWLVSEHLPNLHVLVPAANPGCKQLLAEQLSRSSLPVMRSHLLDGQARTAMLAADVVLLASGTATLEAMLVKRPMVVGYKVAPLTYRIVKTLGLLKVNRYALPNILANEDLAPELMQDDCTPERLCEALLDWFKHPEKVAGLQSRYLALHAQLRQDASARAAEAVAELLTQRELGIGNRESGGAGS; the protein is encoded by the coding sequence ATGACCGGAATCGGGAATCGGGAACCGGAACACGGTGCAGGTGCGCACGTTGGCGCGGCCGTCTCCGTCCCGGATGCCGCATCGATTCCCCATTCCCCACTCCCGATTCCCGGCGCGCGCATGCGCGCTCCACGTATCGCCCTGATCGCCGGCGAAGCATCCGGCGACATCCTCGGTGCCGGCTTGATTGACGCACTGCGCCGCCGCTATCCCGATGCCGAATTCGTCGGTATCGGCGGCGATGCGATGCGCAGTGCCGGATGCCAGACCTGGTTCGACGCCAGCGAGCTGGCGGTGATGGGCCTGACCGAAGTGCTGCGGCATCTGCCGCGCCTGCTGAAATTGCGCAGCGCCTTTCGCGAGCGCGTGCTGGCGTGGAAGCCGGATGTCTTCATCGGCATCGACGCGCCCGACTTCAATCTGCCGGTGGAACGCTGGCTCAAGCAGCGCGGCGTGCGCACCGTGCATTACGTGAGCCCCTCGGTGTGGGCCTGGCGCGAGAAGCGTGCCGAGAAGATCGGCGTCAGCGCTGACCTGGTGTTGTGCCTGTTCCCGATGGAGCCGCCGATCTACGCCAAGCACGGCGTGGATGCGCGCTTCGTCGGACACCCGATGGCCGACGCCATTGCCTACCAGGCCGACCGCGAGGCCGCACGCGCCAAGCTGGGGCTGTCGACGTCCAGCACCGTGCTGGCGGTGCTGCCAGGCAGCCGGCATGGCGAAATCAGCCGGCTGGGCGACACCTTCTTCCAGGCGGCCTGGCTGGTCTCCGAGCATTTGCCCAACCTGCACGTGCTGGTGCCGGCCGCCAATCCGGGCTGCAAGCAGTTGCTGGCCGAGCAGTTGTCGCGCAGTTCGCTGCCAGTGATGCGCTCGCACCTGCTCGATGGCCAGGCGCGCACCGCGATGCTGGCCGCCGACGTGGTGCTGCTGGCCTCCGGCACCGCCACCCTGGAAGCGATGCTGGTCAAGCGGCCAATGGTGGTGGGCTACAAGGTCGCGCCGCTCACCTACCGCATCGTCAAGACGCTGGGCCTGCTCAAGGTCAACCGCTATGCCCTGCCCAACATCCTGGCCAACGAAGACCTGGCGCCGGAGCTGATGCAGGACGACTGCACCCCGGAGCGCCTGTGCGAGGCCCTGCTGGACTGGTTCAAGCACCCGGAAAAAGTCGCCGGCCTGCAGTCGCGCTATCTGGCCCTGCATGCGCAGCTGCGCCAGGACGCCTCGGCGCGCGCGGCCGAGGCGGTGGCTGAGCTGCTGACGCAGCGGGAATTGGGAATCGGGAATCGGGAATCGGGAGGAGCGGGGTCATGA